From one Anoplolepis gracilipes chromosome 10, ASM4749672v1, whole genome shotgun sequence genomic stretch:
- the LOC140670162 gene encoding LOW QUALITY PROTEIN: scoloptoxin SSD976-like (The sequence of the model RefSeq protein was modified relative to this genomic sequence to represent the inferred CDS: inserted 2 bases in 1 codon): protein MFSHVSQPCDRNKCIFYKKFQTISLKRLCKLNRFRHLIQFCFVSFIILRVHANSGCDGLEKLENVGMTCDIIRDILDTHNGLRQSIAEGSINVQPPAANMRELYWDSELASGAQNWANQCTFAHNDQKERRVERFSVGQNIGLKKILGSYNITKIDFSKEINKWFSEHEVYQFSAIDAKNVKVAGHYTQLVWANTYLIGCGYSLYKSLNNTIYQLYVCHYGPVGNEINKLPYIIGNRNCDHSLKISDKYPNLCDLKDAPVSCPKNNVEEIRSEKRSAFVRNGRKFLKMRHNTYKDNSSIYQRKNQFXARNADLFLSRIFCCIIL, encoded by the exons ATGTTTTCACATGTTAGTCAACCGTGTGATAGAAAcaagtgtattttttataagaaattccAAACAATAAGTTTGAAACGATTATGCAAATTGAACAGATTTAGACACCTGATACAATTTTGTTTcgtaagttttattattttaagggTACACGCGAATTCAGGATGCGACGGTTTGGAAAAATtag AAAACGTGGGTATGACGTGTGACATCATACGTGATATTCTCGACACTCACAACGGACTACGGCAATCTATCGCCGAGGGATCAATTAATGTTCAACCACCTGCCGCTAATATGCGGGAACTG TATTGGGATTCCGAGCTTGCATCCGGTGCTCAGAATTGGGCAAATCAATGCACATTTGCTCATAACGatcaaaaagagagaagagttG agCGATTCTCGGTCGGTCAAAATATtggcttgaaaaaaatattgggaAGCTACAATATcacaaaaatagatttttctaaGGAAATAAACAAATGGTTCAGCGAGCACGAGGTCTACCAGTTTAGCGCTATTGACGCAAAGAATGTAAAAGTAGCTGGTCATTACACACAG CTTGTTTGGGCAAATACTTATTTGATTGGATGCGGATACTCGCTATATAAATCACTCAATAATAccatttatcaattatatgtcTGTCATTATGGACCCGT AGGAAAcgaaattaacaaattaccTTACATCATTGGCAACCGTAACTGCGAtcattctttgaaaatttcggacaaataCCCTAATCTTTGCG ATCTTAAAGACGCACCAGTAAGTTGTCCCAAAAACAACGTTGAGGAAATTCGTAGCGAAAAGAGATCCGCATTCGTCAGAAATGgtcgtaaatttttaaagatgcgCCACAACACGTACAAAGATAACAGTTCTATATACCagagaaaaaatcaatt cgcACGAAATGCAGATCTATTCCTATCAAGAATATTctgttgtataatattgtaa